In a single window of the Branchiostoma floridae strain S238N-H82 chromosome 2, Bfl_VNyyK, whole genome shotgun sequence genome:
- the LOC118432811 gene encoding non-neuronal cytoplasmic intermediate filament protein-like isoform X3, with the protein MATKSRAGVGGGKYYHATDGAVQTLADARVTRSGEKRELVVLNDRFASYIEKVRSLQERNTKLTTQIRIEEASRSEETNITVVYETELAELRALVDQLTQETTQQEAERASWQAQAEEWQAKCEAETTANAARRAELASVKKEVGAATVERVGVENRLTTAQEEIEFLKKVYDEETRWVQSQLNEAVAIAETETPFFAGPDLSETLSEIRLQYEIMGQANREEAEAKYKVKFSELSRQREADNEALLALRSELTNLKVTLQSITGETEALRSKSGSLESTMAETEARRLREIAEYKVAIAELERQIERMRGEMTQHSVEYQELMNIKMSLDVEIAAYRKLLEGGTGALQV; encoded by the exons ATGGCCACCAAATCACGAGCTGGAGTCGGCGGCGGAAAGTATTACCACGCCACCGATGGGGCGGTGCAGACCCTCGCTGACGCCAGGGTGACCCGCAGCGGCGAGAAGAGAGAGCTGGTGGTCCTGAACGACCGCTTTGCCAGCTACATCGAGAAGGTGCGGTCCCTGCAGGAGCGCAACACCAAGCTGACGACCCAGATCCGGATCGAGGAGGCGAGTCGGAGCGAGGAGACGAACATCACGGTGGTGTACGAGACGGAGCTGGCGGAGCTGCGCGCGCTGGTGGACCAGCTCACCCAGGAGACGACTCAGCAGGAGGCCGAGAGGGCCAGCTGGCAGGCACAGGCCGAGGAGTGGCAGGCGAA ATGCGAGGCCGAGACTACTGCAAATGCAGCAAGGAGGGCTGAGCTTGCATCGGTCAAGAAG GAGGTGGGTGCGGCGACTGTGGAGCGTGTTGGAGTGGAAAACAGGCTGACCACAGCACAGGAGGAGATTGAGTTCCTAAAGAAGGTCTATGATGAG GAGACAAGGTGGGTGCAGAGCCAGCTGAACGAGGCCGTGGCCATAGCTGAGACGGAGACGCCATTCTTCGCTGGCCCAGACCTGAGCGAGACGCTGAGTGAGATCCGCCTGCAGTACGAGATCATGGGCCAAGCCAACAGGGAGGAGGCCGAGGCCAAGTACAAGGTCAAG TTCAGCGAGCTGTCCCGGCAGCGGGAGGCGGATAACGAGGCTCTGCTCGCCCTCCGGTCCGAGCTGACCAACCTGAAGGTGACTCTACAGTCCATCACCGGCGAGACGGAGGCACTAAGGAGCAAG TCAGGTTCGCTGGAGTCGACCATGGCGGAAACAGAGGCCCGCCGACTGAGGGAGATTGCGGAGTATAAGGTCGCTATTGCCGAACTGGAGCGGCAGATCGAGAGGATGAGGGGGGAGATGACCCAGCACAGCGTGGAGTACCAGGAGCTGATGAACATCAAGATGTCGCTGGACGTGGAGATAGCGGCCTACAGGAAGCTGCTGGAGGGAGGAACTGGG